A genomic window from Paenibacillus sp. FSL K6-0276 includes:
- a CDS encoding GNAT family N-acetyltransferase yields the protein MENIQYLELLATGPLIEQTENLFVRMYAYMNENGLLLPLVPGGEKMWSKSILPMLGKFGVVWVAHNGKDSIGFAQGTIKVLPNYLGGKKVGIISHVFVNSDMRKHGIGSELVSRVEEWFVAQQVDSIELQVLYQNENGRDFWNKNGYEYEVCQMRKFIMGASK from the coding sequence ATGGAGAACATTCAATACCTTGAGCTTTTAGCTACAGGTCCATTAATAGAACAAACTGAAAATTTGTTTGTTCGTATGTACGCTTATATGAATGAGAACGGACTGCTACTCCCATTAGTGCCCGGTGGTGAGAAAATGTGGTCAAAATCAATATTGCCAATGCTGGGTAAGTTTGGCGTTGTTTGGGTAGCTCATAATGGGAAGGATTCAATTGGTTTCGCACAAGGGACGATCAAAGTGCTTCCTAACTATTTAGGAGGAAAAAAAGTCGGTATTATTTCACATGTTTTTGTGAACTCGGATATGCGCAAACACGGTATAGGGAGTGAGCTCGTAAGTAGAGTCGAGGAGTGGTTTGTTGCGCAACAGGTAGATTCAATTGAGCTACAGGTACTTTATCAAAATGAAAATGGACGTGACTTCTGGAACAAGAATGGTTATGAATATGAGGTATGCCAAATGCGTAAGTTTATAATGGGAGCTTCCAAATGA
- a CDS encoding acyl carrier protein, producing MMTVKYEEVENYIYNILQDRLELFGITRGDFTDSFQLLPGVIDSIGFIELVAQVEQNFEVEMDFEHSDPEQYTKLAGFIKCIKGF from the coding sequence ATGATGACCGTAAAATACGAAGAAGTTGAAAATTATATATATAATATTTTACAAGATAGACTAGAACTTTTCGGGATTACACGTGGGGATTTTACCGACTCGTTTCAACTACTACCTGGTGTTATTGACTCCATTGGTTTTATAGAGTTAGTCGCTCAAGTAGAGCAAAACTTCGAAGTGGAAATGGACTTTGAGCATTCTGATCCTGAGCAGTATACAAAACTTGCAGGATTTATCAAATGCATTAAGGGGTTTTAG
- a CDS encoding AMP-binding protein, with product MNQNISCVGAKEDWLGAGFWRSAERFHDRPALVVQDQVYTYTQLGDKAIQLAQLIEKVEAGEEQEMAALFAARSLTAYSGILGILTSGRGYVPLNPKFPLERTLYMLEASKVTTIIVGVEAFELLLKLIPFVNRRLNIIVPFMDHKEIPIDVLDCNHRFFGKENLQEGNELWSPLSCQPEKVAYLLFTSGSTGNPKGVPVSHRNVTSYLQQFIKSYHFNETDRFSQMFDMTFDLSVHDMFVCWESGACLHTVPEQAVMSPAKFIKDQELTVWFSVPSVPIFMQKLRLLKGNVFPTLRYSFFCGEALPQGVAEVWQEAANHSIVVNLYGPTEATIAISQYHWDLGYSPSECVQGLVPIGRVFPTQEWRIIGEDLREMLVGNAGELLLSGTQVTRGYLNDDEKTKQAYITFPNENKKVWYRTGDIVMRDESNNLYYLGRKDNQLQILGYRVEIQEIEHVLLTTGATFAVVVPLLLDNNKAEGVYAFLPKEEEANYLEILNYCHKKLPEYMIPRKLFFVEELPLNANGKIDRKQLIKQLEVL from the coding sequence ATGAATCAAAACATATCATGTGTAGGTGCCAAAGAGGATTGGTTAGGAGCTGGCTTTTGGAGATCAGCTGAACGCTTTCATGACAGGCCTGCTTTAGTTGTGCAAGATCAGGTTTACACATATACTCAACTTGGTGACAAAGCAATACAACTGGCACAATTAATAGAAAAGGTTGAAGCGGGGGAAGAGCAAGAAATGGCGGCCTTGTTTGCTGCACGCAGCCTAACTGCTTATTCAGGGATTTTGGGAATATTGACCTCAGGACGTGGCTATGTGCCGCTTAATCCTAAATTTCCTCTGGAGCGAACACTTTATATGTTGGAAGCTTCAAAAGTGACGACTATTATTGTGGGAGTTGAGGCATTTGAACTCCTTTTGAAATTGATACCCTTTGTAAATCGTCGTCTTAACATCATTGTACCCTTCATGGATCATAAAGAGATCCCAATTGATGTGTTAGACTGCAACCATCGATTCTTCGGTAAAGAGAATTTGCAGGAAGGCAATGAGTTGTGGAGCCCGTTATCATGCCAGCCTGAGAAGGTAGCCTATCTGTTGTTCACTTCAGGGAGTACGGGAAATCCAAAAGGTGTGCCAGTTAGCCACCGTAATGTAACTTCCTATTTGCAGCAGTTTATTAAATCGTATCATTTCAATGAAACTGACCGCTTCTCTCAAATGTTTGACATGACTTTCGACCTCAGTGTACATGATATGTTCGTTTGTTGGGAGAGTGGAGCCTGTCTACATACAGTTCCAGAACAAGCGGTAATGTCACCTGCAAAGTTCATCAAGGACCAGGAGCTGACAGTTTGGTTCTCAGTCCCATCAGTCCCTATATTCATGCAAAAACTAAGGTTGCTTAAAGGTAATGTGTTTCCAACTCTTCGTTATAGTTTCTTTTGCGGTGAAGCCCTTCCTCAAGGTGTTGCCGAGGTTTGGCAGGAAGCAGCAAACCACTCGATTGTAGTAAATTTATATGGTCCTACTGAGGCAACTATTGCAATATCACAATATCATTGGGATTTGGGGTACTCTCCTAGTGAATGTGTACAAGGATTAGTACCTATTGGACGTGTTTTTCCAACACAGGAGTGGAGAATAATTGGTGAGGACCTTCGCGAAATGCTAGTTGGTAATGCAGGCGAATTACTTTTATCTGGAACGCAAGTGACTAGAGGATACCTTAACGACGATGAGAAGACTAAGCAAGCATATATAACGTTTCCTAATGAAAACAAAAAAGTTTGGTATAGAACTGGCGACATTGTGATGCGTGACGAATCGAACAATCTATATTACTTAGGGCGTAAAGATAATCAACTTCAAATATTGGGCTACCGTGTAGAAATTCAGGAAATCGAGCATGTTCTTCTTACAACTGGAGCCACATTTGCGGTTGTGGTTCCATTACTGTTAGATAATAACAAGGCTGAGGGAGTATATGCCTTTTTACCAAAGGAAGAAGAAGCAAATTACTTAGAAATACTTAACTATTGCCATAAAAAATTGCCTGAATATATGATACCTAGGAAGTTGTTTTTTGTTGAAGAGCTCCCACTAAATGCAAATGGGAAAATTGATCGCAAACAGTTGATTAAACAATTGGAGGTATTATGA
- a CDS encoding SIR2 family protein — translation MIDFPPNLVREIANKRSIFFIGSGISANSKSQNPQAAISSPLTWGRFIDGVKGLLNPLNPALSYIDDMISQNDYLKALQAIKNHCDSGRYADYLNKNFDEPHFAPSQIHEYIKDINCKIVITTNFDKIYETSCGTHGYTVVNYFDQISKIVSNMRSSQNLIIKAHGTIDDVNNIIFTENEFFEARRKHPEFYSILQSLFLTNTIVFLGYSLNDPDINLLLEIANRTKVESNPHYVFMPKGINQEVQRHWKDCYNINIFEYGDDYTYLEACIQDLAEEINTHKVTFNLPK, via the coding sequence ATGATTGATTTTCCACCGAACTTAGTAAGGGAAATTGCTAATAAAAGATCAATATTTTTTATTGGATCAGGAATTTCTGCAAATTCTAAGAGCCAAAATCCACAAGCTGCAATATCAAGCCCCTTAACATGGGGAAGGTTTATTGACGGAGTTAAGGGTTTATTAAATCCGCTCAATCCAGCATTAAGTTATATAGATGATATGATATCTCAAAACGATTATCTTAAGGCATTACAGGCAATAAAAAATCATTGTGATTCGGGACGTTATGCTGATTATTTAAACAAAAATTTTGATGAACCTCATTTTGCTCCAAGTCAAATACATGAATACATCAAAGATATAAATTGCAAAATAGTAATCACAACAAACTTTGACAAAATTTATGAAACGTCATGTGGAACTCATGGATATACAGTTGTAAATTATTTTGACCAGATTAGTAAGATAGTTTCTAATATGAGATCTTCACAGAATTTAATTATTAAAGCTCATGGAACAATCGATGATGTAAACAACATTATTTTCACAGAAAATGAGTTTTTTGAGGCGAGAAGGAAACATCCAGAATTTTATTCTATACTTCAATCACTATTTTTAACTAATACGATAGTATTTTTAGGGTATAGTTTAAATGACCCAGATATAAATCTTTTATTGGAAATTGCTAATAGAACAAAAGTAGAAAGTAATCCTCATTATGTTTTCATGCCGAAAGGTATTAATCAAGAAGTACAAAGACACTGGAAAGACTGCTATAATATAAATATTTTTGAGTATGGTGATGACTATACATATTTAGAAGCGTGTATACAGGATCTGGCAGAGGAAATAAATACTCATAAGGTAACTTTCAATTTGCCGAAATAA
- a CDS encoding DUF4910 domain-containing protein — translation MKTSEHFNSNEGLSMYKLMEKLYPICRSITGNGVRETLRIIQEEIPLTIHEIPSGTKVFDWEIPKEWNVRDAYIMDKNGNKVVDFQENNLHLVSYSIPVNKELTLEELQKHLYSLEEQPDAIPYITSYYKERWGFCITYNQRKQLKDETYRVYIDSELKEGNLTYGELIIPGKCEKEVFLSTYVCHPSMANNELSGPVVTTSLAKWILSANRKYTYRIIFIPETIGSIAYLSRNMEIMKANIIAGYNISCVGDERAYSYLCSRNGNTLADRVALNILKSSQPEFISYSYLERGSDERQYCSPGIDLPVASIMRSKFGEYPEYHTSLDNMELVTAKGLQGSFEIYKECIELIEKNTKYKIKCFGEPQLGKRGLYPTLSTKETGKIVRDMMNFIAYADGERDLIQISNIIQVKIKELYKIVDNLYENDLLSSDD, via the coding sequence GTGAAAACTAGTGAACATTTTAACAGCAATGAAGGGCTATCCATGTATAAGTTGATGGAAAAATTATATCCAATCTGCCGTAGTATTACTGGAAATGGCGTTAGGGAAACATTGAGAATAATTCAAGAAGAAATCCCTTTGACCATTCATGAAATCCCTTCCGGAACAAAAGTATTTGATTGGGAGATTCCCAAGGAGTGGAATGTTAGAGACGCCTATATAATGGATAAAAACGGGAATAAAGTAGTTGATTTCCAAGAAAATAATTTACATTTGGTTAGTTATTCCATCCCTGTAAATAAGGAGCTCACTCTGGAGGAACTGCAAAAGCATTTATATTCACTGGAAGAGCAACCAGATGCAATACCATACATAACTTCATATTATAAGGAACGTTGGGGATTTTGTATAACCTATAACCAAAGAAAACAACTTAAGGATGAAACATACCGAGTATACATTGATAGTGAATTGAAGGAAGGGAATCTAACTTATGGTGAGTTAATTATTCCTGGAAAGTGCGAAAAAGAGGTATTCTTATCTACATATGTATGCCATCCATCTATGGCTAATAATGAGTTATCGGGGCCTGTTGTTACAACATCACTAGCCAAGTGGATCTTGAGTGCTAACAGAAAATATACTTATCGGATTATTTTTATCCCTGAAACTATAGGATCCATAGCTTATCTAAGTAGAAATATGGAAATTATGAAGGCAAATATTATTGCTGGATATAATATTTCGTGTGTCGGTGATGAACGAGCCTATTCGTATCTTTGTTCACGAAATGGAAATACATTAGCGGATCGAGTTGCATTAAATATTTTAAAATCGTCTCAACCGGAATTTATAAGCTATTCGTATCTCGAACGTGGAAGTGATGAAAGGCAATATTGCAGTCCAGGCATAGATCTACCTGTAGCGAGCATTATGAGGTCAAAATTTGGAGAGTACCCTGAATATCATACGTCATTAGATAATATGGAGCTTGTTACGGCGAAAGGTTTACAGGGAAGTTTTGAAATCTATAAGGAATGCATTGAATTAATTGAAAAGAACACAAAATATAAAATTAAATGTTTTGGGGAGCCTCAATTAGGAAAGAGGGGATTATATCCAACCCTCAGTACTAAAGAAACAGGTAAAATAGTTCGGGATATGATGAACTTTATTGCTTATGCAGATGGGGAACGGGATTTAATTCAAATAAGTAATATTATTCAAGTAAAAATAAAAGAGCTCTACAAGATTGTCGATAATCTATATGAGAATGATTTGTTATCAAGTGATGATTAA